The proteins below are encoded in one region of Geothermobacter hydrogeniphilus:
- a CDS encoding deoxyguanosinetriphosphate triphosphohydrolase: MVVRTLIEHKEQQTLSSVACRSSMSRGRKVEEDPCPVRTVFQVDRDRILHCKAFRRLKYKTQVFLSPEGDHYRTRLTHTLEVSQVARTISRALGLNEDLTEAIALGHDLGHTPFGHAGERVLNRLVPGGFKHVGQSVRVVEVLEKEGRGLNLTREVIDGIARHSKGSGPLQAPEAADRPATREGEAVRLADIIAYVNHDLDDALRGGLVRSSDIPSELTAVLGRRNSERIGVLVGDVINTSLNAGGKIVTLSPDLAEAVLALRDWLDEHVYRAPGVDREFDKAARIVEELFGYFLAHPDQFEVFGHSRRPDEPLETAAADFIAGMTDRFALNLYRKLFFPVPWKPF; encoded by the coding sequence ATGGTTGTACGAACCCTGATTGAACATAAAGAGCAACAGACCCTGTCTTCGGTCGCGTGCCGGAGCAGCATGAGCCGTGGCCGAAAGGTCGAGGAAGATCCCTGTCCCGTTCGAACGGTTTTTCAGGTTGATCGTGATCGGATTCTTCATTGTAAAGCCTTCCGCCGACTTAAATATAAAACCCAGGTGTTCCTGTCCCCGGAAGGAGACCATTATCGCACCCGTTTGACTCATACTCTTGAAGTCTCGCAGGTTGCCCGAACAATTTCTCGCGCTCTTGGCCTCAATGAGGATCTGACCGAAGCCATTGCTCTCGGCCATGACCTTGGCCATACGCCTTTCGGTCACGCCGGGGAGAGGGTTCTTAACCGACTGGTTCCCGGCGGCTTCAAGCATGTCGGACAGAGTGTCAGGGTGGTCGAGGTTCTGGAAAAAGAAGGTCGAGGATTGAACCTGACCCGGGAAGTGATTGACGGCATTGCCCGTCATTCGAAGGGGAGCGGTCCGCTTCAGGCGCCTGAAGCGGCAGATCGCCCGGCGACCCGCGAAGGTGAGGCGGTTCGGCTGGCCGACATTATCGCCTACGTCAACCATGATCTTGATGACGCCCTGCGGGGAGGTCTGGTGCGTTCATCCGATATCCCGTCGGAGTTGACGGCGGTTCTGGGCCGGCGAAACAGTGAACGCATCGGTGTTCTGGTCGGTGACGTGATCAATACCTCTCTGAACGCCGGCGGAAAAATCGTGACCCTTTCGCCGGATCTTGCCGAAGCGGTGCTGGCGTTGCGGGACTGGCTGGACGAACATGTCTATCGTGCCCCTGGTGTTGATCGTGAATTTGACAAGGCGGCACGTATTGTCGAGGAGTTGTTCGGCTATTTCCTGGCCCATCCGGACCAGTTCGAGGTCTTCGGACATTCCCGGCGTCCCGACGAGCCGCTGGAAACGGCGGCGGCTGATTTTATCGCCGGCATGACCGACCGCTTTGCCTTGAATCTCTACCGTAAACTGTTTTTCCCCGTGCCCTGGAAACCTTTCTAA
- a CDS encoding response regulator, with the protein MSKRLLLADDSITIQKVIGITFANEDFQLDIVDNGDAALQKARVDRPDLILADVYMPGKNGYELCRAVKQDPGLQGVPVLLLTGTFEPFDEDKARQAGADDWISKPFESQALIDKVEELLATAAIPEAAPVAPSAAESIERPVVEPVREVFEPAEPASVDVEPIVELAEDDLWAEEDAFDLVEPDTPVADIVSATDAGSEVSSVADDDVWGAVSFDEDELLTTPVEEVTTGLGAEAPQVETTAVDATDIWQDTEEEIFDLDDVDIIDEEDLLVDEAAVTAEPVSGFDQAFGAPDVQPAAPVAEPAAPVAEPAAPVAEPAAPVVEPAAPVAEPAAPVAEPAAPVAEPVAPVAEPVAPVAEPAAASIEPTSVGDDTFQLSDDLPEQAPEVVEPVAPISADEFTAPVESSAAVVEDRVAALSDEQLEAIVEKVASAVIERLAGTILEKVAWEVVPDLAENLIKEEIGKIKAAV; encoded by the coding sequence ATGAGTAAAAGGCTTTTGCTTGCCGATGACAGTATTACCATCCAGAAAGTTATCGGCATCACCTTTGCCAATGAAGACTTTCAACTTGACATTGTCGACAACGGAGATGCCGCCCTGCAGAAGGCGCGGGTCGATCGTCCCGATCTGATTCTGGCCGATGTCTACATGCCGGGTAAAAACGGTTATGAACTCTGCCGGGCCGTCAAGCAGGACCCCGGGTTGCAGGGTGTCCCGGTGCTGTTGTTGACCGGGACCTTCGAGCCGTTTGACGAAGACAAGGCCCGACAGGCCGGTGCGGATGACTGGATCTCCAAGCCGTTTGAATCCCAGGCCCTGATTGACAAGGTTGAAGAACTTCTGGCCACCGCCGCGATACCGGAAGCTGCGCCGGTTGCCCCGAGTGCTGCCGAGAGTATCGAACGCCCCGTGGTTGAGCCGGTTCGGGAGGTTTTCGAGCCCGCGGAGCCCGCGTCGGTCGATGTCGAACCGATTGTGGAGCTGGCTGAAGATGACCTCTGGGCCGAAGAAGATGCGTTTGACCTGGTCGAACCTGACACTCCGGTTGCCGATATCGTGTCGGCGACCGATGCCGGCTCCGAAGTGTCATCCGTTGCCGACGATGATGTCTGGGGGGCGGTTTCCTTCGACGAAGATGAATTGCTGACGACCCCGGTGGAAGAGGTGACGACCGGCTTGGGAGCAGAGGCTCCACAGGTTGAAACCACGGCCGTTGACGCGACCGACATCTGGCAGGATACCGAAGAAGAGATCTTTGACCTTGATGATGTTGACATTATCGATGAAGAGGACCTGCTGGTTGATGAGGCCGCCGTCACGGCGGAGCCGGTCAGCGGTTTCGATCAAGCGTTTGGGGCTCCTGACGTACAGCCCGCCGCCCCGGTGGCTGAGCCCGCCGCTCCGGTAGCTGAGCCCGCTGCCCCGGTGGCTGAGCCCGCCGCCCCGGTGGTTGAGCCCGCCGCCCCGGTAGCTGAGCCCGCCGCCCCGGTAGCTGAGCCCGCCGCCCCGGTGGCTGAGCCCGTTGCCCCGGTGGCTGAGCCCGTTGCCCCGGTGGCTGAGCCTGCTGCCGCTTCGATTGAGCCGACTTCGGTGGGTGACGATACTTTCCAGTTGTCTGACGACCTGCCTGAACAGGCTCCGGAGGTTGTTGAACCGGTCGCCCCCATCTCTGCGGATGAATTTACTGCTCCGGTCGAATCTTCCGCCGCTGTTGTCGAAGACCGGGTCGCGGCCCTGAGCGATGAGCAGCTTGAAGCCATTGTCGAGAAGGTCGCGTCAGCCGTTATCGAGCGTCTGGCGGGAACCATCCTCGAGAAGGTGGCCTGGGAGGTTGTCCCCGACCTGGCCGAGAACCTGATCAAGGAAGAAATCGGCAAGATCAAGGCTGCTGTTTAG